In Eremothecium gossypii ATCC 10895 chromosome V, complete sequence, the genomic stretch TCAGATACGCCCGGTCGGCCTTATGGTCGAGCACGCGCGACAGGTTCGGAATCTGTATTAAATTAGAGTATTACAAAATATAATTAGCATAGAAAGAGTAAATTCCAGGGCGCGCAGTGGAAGCACATTCCGGTTGGTGACATGGCCGCTAGTGATTAACGTAGTCATAGGGGGTGTAATCGGGGGGGTTGTCAGTGTAAATGGCAGCTCCCTTCTCGTCGAAGCCGGTGTGGCTGGTGGAGACCTTAACTCCGTGCTGCTCGGCGATGGCGGCCTGCCTGGCGGCGACGCCCATGGGGTCCTCGGGGACCCACAGGACGGGCTCCTTGTCGCGGATACAGGGGTCGGTGTAGGCGGAGCGGGTGTAGCCCTCGGCGTACTCGAGCGGCTTGTCGTAGGTGTCGGGCAGCCTGCTCTTGGCGAGGTCGTAGTTGTAGGCGGCGCTGGGGTGGAAGAAGTTCTTGACGCGGGCCAACGCGGAtgaggcggcggcgggcgcggagcGGGATAGCGCGGCCTTCTCGGCGTCGGGGTTGACGGGGGCCGGGTGGGCCGGCGTCGCGGCGCCGGTGAGCCTGTTGGTGAGGGCGACGAGGCCGTCcagcgggcgcgcgcggcctgCGCGGACGACCTCGGCCCAGCCCTGGTCCTTGCCGAcgctgccggcggcgccgtcAAGGAGGCTGAGGGGCACGGCGTCGACGAGCGGCAGGAACCGGCGCTGGAGATAGAGGTGCACGAGCACGGTGAAGGCCAGCATGATCACGTTAAGGACGAGCGGGCCCCAGGCACGGCCCATGATGAACAGCGCGAACAGGAACACCTCGGCCAGGTAGAGGCCCACAAAGACCTGGAACAGCGCGTTGACATAGTTTCTGCCCTTGTAGTCGTGCTTCAGTCCGTAGACGTAGTTGAAGACGTACATGTAGGCCACGTATGCGAACAGCAGGGCCAGCGTGCTGATGATCAGCAACACCGGTGTCACAATCGCGTACGCGAGCATGATGCAGACCTGCAGCTCCATGAGCGGGTACATGACGCCCCACGTCGGCAAGTTGAGCGTGTTGTAGCGCGTCCACTTCTGCCTGGGCGTCGAGTCTAGGATCCGACCCAGGATGAAGCTCAGGACGAAACCCGTGAGCTGCAACAGCACGCCGGAAGCAAAGATGAAGGCGAACAACATCACGTAGGAGAGGTAGAAGTTAGCGGACAGCGGCATGTtctgcgcgagctgctcgaAGGCGTTGTTCGGGTCGTCGATGATGGCGGTAACCGTCGAAGCTGCGGAAGACGCGAGCATCACCACCAGCACCACGTGCACGACTTGGAACGCGTAGAACCATCTCTGGCAGTACAGCTGCGTCTCCTGGCGGCTGATCGAGCCTGTCTTGTTCGCCACGAGCTGGATAAAAATGGGCACGAGCGACATTAGCACTGCGAGCATGATCGTGGGCAACAATGACGTGATGAGCCCCATCAGCACGTCTGGGAGGTTGTTAATGAACCGCAGGAAGTGGACCTTCTCGGTTAGGAAGTTGATGTTGGAGATACAGCCCACCACGGCGACCGGGATGGCCCAGAAGATGATCATCGCGGTCAGGATAGAGTTGCCCACCAGCCGCTTCGACCTGCGCACGCTCTTGCTCATTGAAAGGCTGTCCCAGTTCACATCGTCTGGGGCACAGCCTATGATACAGCGGTCGTAGGAGCCCTTGGGCAAGGCCACGGGCGCCCGCTGGTAAGCCTCCTGGGCATCGCGCTGCGTAGAGAAAATCACAAAGCACGTATTTAGAGGCTGGCTGGTCTCCCACTCTTCCTGCTCGGACTTCACGCGCGAGTTGAGCGACCCCAGGCGGCTTGCGCAGTGTTTCAGGGTGTCTACCTTCTCTCCGACGCAAGGTATTTTGCCAAGTCTGTGGGTGGGCCTCTTTTTCACGTAGCGCTCGAAGTCATCGTCCTTGAGGTCTTCCCGCTGCTGCAACACAGTGTTGCCCTTGAGCTCGGCCTTGCGGCGCACCTTGACGCTCTTGTTCACCACCTTGTTAAGGGCGGACTCGTACTTGTTTGCAGTCTTGTTGCGCTCCTTCACTAATTTGCGGAGCTCTGTGTGGTCCTTTGCGTAGACGACCTCCTCCACGCCAGTGAAGGCGCCCCGCAGCACGCTTTCCGCGTCAgtgccgccgcgcacgtCCGTGAATAGCACCGTCCGGgactgcagcagcgacgaGTAGTAGGGCGAGGTCTGCAGCGCCTGGCGCATGGACACATAGTAGTACAACTCGCGGTAGATCACGTAGAGCACGAGCCCAAAGAATATCCACGACAGGAACACGTGCGCGTACAGGCGCCGGCTCATGGCCACGTTGCTGAAGGATATGCGCTCGAAGCCGCGGAGGTGGcggccgcccgccgcgTTCACGGGCAACAGGATCGGCAAAAGAATAAAGCACCCTATCAACGCCAGCGTCCCAAACACGGCCAAGTAGCGTGCGAAGAAGTACGCGTCCACGCCCATGTGCTGCAGCAGTGACTTGTGGGGCTTGTAGAGCAGGTGTGGCAGCCACCAGACGTACCCCGCCGGTGCCGACTCCACCCGCTCCGAAGGCTGTAGCGTGCGCACATCGTCGAGGGTCCGTGGTTCATACACCCGTCTGTAGCGCTTGCGCAGCGCGAGGAAGATGAGCGTGTAAACTAGCCCGATGATCCCATATAAAATCAGCGCCGAAACAAAGGAGGACGTTGAGTTCGAGTCTGAACTGTCGTTAGCGTCTGCCATGGCTTCAGAGTTTCCGGTATGGCGAGCTGTGACAAGCAGCCCAAGTCCGTGCCGCGTACATATTTATATATAGCACACCGATAGCAAGCCCAGGACTATCTTGATGTCCGCAGACCACTGCTGTGCGCTTCTAGCCCTATTATCTTTGCCAGTACGCACATTGCGCTGACCAAATCAGGCCAGCAAAAAGGCACCTCCGATATTGACAGAGTAAAACCACCGCGAGGATACCCACGGCATTTGCTTACGTAGCTAGGCGGCGAGGCTCAGGTGGGGCCGTTACATAAGGTAGGAGGTGGGCGGATGCGACAGCGAAGtccgcgccgcagcgctTGCTTGTTTCTAATGCGGTGAGTTCGCCCGCACGAAACGTGCCCCGCGGACCCAGCGTATCGGACCAGCCAAGCGGCGTGCCTCCGTTCATCCCGGCCGCAGACGTTGGACACGCGCACCCCGGGGGGCGCGCAAATGACTCTCAGCCTCCAGATTCTTCGCCCGAAACCGCCGGCTTACCACATCACGTCTGACGCAGCGCCGCACTGCATACCAGCGCGGCGAACGCCGCAACGAATCGTCGAAACTCATGTCTTTTTTATATACGCTTTACTTAACCATAGCAGAACTCAGCGCACAAGCCCCCGGCTTACGCGGCGGACCCGTCAACTCTATAATAGCGCTTAGTTGGCAGCAACGTGCTCAACCAAGTCGACAACTCTGGTGGAGTAGCCGTACTCGTTGTCGTACCAGGACACCAACTTGACGAACTTTGGAGACAACATGATACCGGCGGAAGCGTCGAAGATGGAGGAGTTGTTGTCACCCAAGAAGTCGGTGGAGACAACGGCGTCCTCGGTGTAGCCCAAGATGCCCTTCAACTTGCCCTCGGAGGCGGCCTTGATGGCGGCCTTGATCTCGTCGTAGGTAGTCTCCTTGTTCAACTTGACGGTCAAGTCGACAACGGACACGTCGACGGTTGGGACTCTGAAGGCCATACCGGTCAACTTGCCGTTCAACTGAGGCAAGACCTTACCGACAGCCTTGGCGGCACCGGTAGAGGATGGGATGATGTTGCCGGAGGCGGTTCTGCCTCCTCTCCAGTCCTTCATGGATGGACCGTCGACGGTCTTCTGGGTGGCGGTCAAAGAGTGCACGGTGGTCATCAAACCCTCCTCGATGCCGAACTGCTCGTCGATCACCTTGGCCAATGGGGCCAAACAGTTGGTGGTGCACGAGGCGTTGGACACGATGGTCTCGCCGGCGTACTTCTCCTCGTTGACACCCATCACGAACATAGGCGCGGTCGAGGATGGAGCGGTGATCACAACCTTCTTGGCACCGGCGTCGATGTGCTTCTGCGCAGAGTCCAACTCCTTGAACACACCGGTCGAGTCGATGGCGATGTCAATGCCCTCCTCGCCCCATGGTAGCTGGGCTGGGTCTCTCTCCTGGAAGACCTTGATCTTCTTGCCGTCGATCACCAAAGTGTTGCCCTCGTACTGGACGTCGCCGGCGTACTTGCCGTGGGTCGAGTCGTACTTGAACATGTACGCAGCGTAGTCGACCGTGATGAAGGGGTCGTTGATAGCGACAACCTCCACGTTGGCTCTCGAGAGAGCGATTCTCATGACCAATCTGCCGATTCTGCCGAAACCGTTGATAGCAACCTTAACCATTGTGCGGTGTGTATGTGTGGACTGAATTAATTCAAACTCCTGGTCTCTCCACCAGAGTCCTCCCGTTGTGCGTCCCGGGGCCCTCTTATATAGATTTCGACTGCCCCCCAGGAAATAAAATAGGAGATCGTAAGGAGAGCCCGCAGGTAAAATTTTTCACGCCCACGCGCAGCGGCTGTGGTGCGAGCGTGGGGGCCCCAGGGGTGCTGACCGTTCGTCGTAGTTCCCTTCGCTTCCACCCATTTGCCCTGGTGACGCCTCTGACGTGCGCGTCCGGCGGCCCGGCTTCCTGTCGGAGGAAGCCGCACCATGTGCCGCGCCCGGCGAAAACAGGAAGCCCGCGGGGCGGAGGTCAGGTGTCGTGCACCCAGACACCGGCGGCCCACCCCGTGGCGAGGTGTGCGACTGGTGATTCCGGGGAGGCTGACTGGCATCGGGTGAGCTCAAGCAGCGGACGGGCAGCGCGGGAGACGTATATAAGGGTGTGCGTGGGCCCTTGAGCAGAGCGAGGAGAGCCAGCAGATACAATCGCCAAGATTTTGTCACGCAACACCATACGAACACTCAAGACTCTGAAAATGTCCGCTCCAACGATTCCTAGGACGCAGAAGGCCGTCATTTTCTACGAGAACGGCGGGCCCCTCCAGTACACGGACATCGAGGTGCCCAAGCCCAAGGCCACGGAGCTGCTGATCAACGTCAAGTACTCCGGCGTGTGCCACACGGACCTGCACGCGTGGAAGGGCGACTGGCCGCTGCCCACGAAGCTGCCGCTCGTGGGCGGGCACGAGGGCGCGGGCGTGGTGGTCGCCATGGGCGAGAACGTGCGCGGCTGGAAGATCGGGGACCTGGCCGGGATTAAGTGGCTCAACGGCTCGTGCATGGCGTGCGAGTACTGCGAAAAAAGCAACGAGTCTAACTGCCCGGAGGCGGACCTGTCCGGCTACACGCACGACGGGTCGTTCCAGCAGTACGCCACGGCGGACGCGGTGCAGGCCGCGCACATCCCGGCCGGGACCGACCTGGCGCAGGTGGCGCCGATCCTGTGTGCGGGGATCACCGTGTACAAGGCGCTAAAGTCCGCGAACCTGCGTGCGGGCGACTGGGTCGCGATCTCGGGCGCGTGCGGCGGGCTGGGGTCGCTGGCCATCCAGTACGCGACCGCGATGGGCTACCGCGTGCTCGGCATTGACGGCGGCGAGGAGAAGGAGCAGCTGTTCCGCCAGCTCGGCGGCGAGGTGTTCATCGACTTCCGCAAGTCGAAGGACATCGTGGCCGACGTGGTCAAGGCCACCAACGGCGGCGCGCACGGCGTGATCAACGTGTCTGTGTCGGAGGCCGCGATCGAGAGCTCGACCGAGTACGTGCGCTCGAACGGCACGGTTGTGCTGGTCGGCCTGCCCGGTGGGGCCAAATGTAAGTCCGACGTTTTCAGTCACGTGGTTAAGTCCATCTCGATCGTGGGCTCGTACGTCGGCAACCGCGCGGACACGCGCGAGGCGCTGGACTTCTTTGCGCGCGGCCTGGTCAAGTCGCCCATCCAGGTGGTCGGCCTGTCCGAGTTGCCCCAAATCTACGAGAAGATGGAGAAGGGCGCCGTGGTCGGCAGATACGTCGTCGACACCTCTATGTAATGCCCGCTATTAACGCTTTGTAATGTATAGCTTTTAATGTGTGATCGCCTGACTTTTGCACGCc encodes the following:
- the PHM7 gene encoding Phm7p (Syntenic homolog of Saccharomyces cerevisiae YOL084W (PHM7)), with amino-acid sequence MADANDSSDSNSTSSFVSALILYGIIGLVYTLIFLALRKRYRRVYEPRTLDDVRTLQPSERVESAPAGYVWWLPHLLYKPHKSLLQHMGVDAYFFARYLAVFGTLALIGCFILLPILLPVNAAGGRHLRGFERISFSNVAMSRRLYAHVFLSWIFFGLVLYVIYRELYYYVSMRQALQTSPYYSSLLQSRTVLFTDVRGGTDAESVLRGAFTGVEEVVYAKDHTELRKLVKERNKTANKYESALNKVVNKSVKVRRKAELKGNTVLQQREDLKDDDFERYVKKRPTHRLGKIPCVGEKVDTLKHCASRLGSLNSRVKSEQEEWETSQPLNTCFVIFSTQRDAQEAYQRAPVALPKGSYDRCIIGCAPDDVNWDSLSMSKSVRRSKRLVGNSILTAMIIFWAIPVAVVGCISNINFLTEKVHFLRFINNLPDVLMGLITSLLPTIMLAVLMSLVPIFIQLVANKTGSISRQETQLYCQRWFYAFQVVHVVLVVMLASSAASTVTAIIDDPNNAFEQLAQNMPLSANFYLSYVMLFAFIFASGVLLQLTGFVLSFILGRILDSTPRQKWTRYNTLNLPTWGVMYPLMELQVCIMLAYAIVTPVLLIISTLALLFAYVAYMYVFNYVYGLKHDYKGRNYVNALFQVFVGLYLAEVFLFALFIMGRAWGPLVLNVIMLAFTVLVHLYLQRRFLPLVDAVPLSLLDGAAGSVGKDQGWAEVVRAGRARPLDGLVALTNRLTGAATPAHPAPVNPDAEKAALSRSAPAAASSALARVKNFFHPSAAYNYDLAKSRLPDTYDKPLEYAEGYTRSAYTDPCIRDKEPVLWVPEDPMGVAARQAAIAEQHGVKVSTSHTGFDEKGAAIYTDNPPDYTPYDYVNH
- a CDS encoding type I glyceraldehyde-3-phosphate dehydrogenase (Non-syntenic homolog of Saccharomyces cerevisiae YGR192C (TDH3)), coding for MVKVAINGFGRIGRLVMRIALSRANVEVVAINDPFITVDYAAYMFKYDSTHGKYAGDVQYEGNTLVIDGKKIKVFQERDPAQLPWGEEGIDIAIDSTGVFKELDSAQKHIDAGAKKVVITAPSSTAPMFVMGVNEEKYAGETIVSNASCTTNCLAPLAKVIDEQFGIEEGLMTTVHSLTATQKTVDGPSMKDWRGGRTASGNIIPSSTGAAKAVGKVLPQLNGKLTGMAFRVPTVDVSVVDLTVKLNKETTYDEIKAAIKAASEGKLKGILGYTEDAVVSTDFLGDNNSSIFDASAGIMLSPKFVKLVSWYDNEYGYSTRVVDLVEHVAAN
- a CDS encoding zinc-dependent alcohol dehydrogenase (Syntenic homolog of Saccharomyces cerevisiae YOL086C (ADH1) and YBR145W (ADH5)): MSAPTIPRTQKAVIFYENGGPLQYTDIEVPKPKATELLINVKYSGVCHTDLHAWKGDWPLPTKLPLVGGHEGAGVVVAMGENVRGWKIGDLAGIKWLNGSCMACEYCEKSNESNCPEADLSGYTHDGSFQQYATADAVQAAHIPAGTDLAQVAPILCAGITVYKALKSANLRAGDWVAISGACGGLGSLAIQYATAMGYRVLGIDGGEEKEQLFRQLGGEVFIDFRKSKDIVADVVKATNGGAHGVINVSVSEAAIESSTEYVRSNGTVVLVGLPGGAKCKSDVFSHVVKSISIVGSYVGNRADTREALDFFARGLVKSPIQVVGLSELPQIYEKMEKGAVVGRYVVDTSM